From Coccinella septempunctata chromosome 4, icCocSept1.1, whole genome shotgun sequence, a single genomic window includes:
- the LOC123312596 gene encoding uncharacterized protein LOC123312596, translating into MVLQTGYFRTFPGILKVFEVIFSTIGLLMTIIFNKYSNVYFTISHIYTVISAIALGATLFLMLLYFLNMAEVLQPILNYQKYFHLIFMMFVLSYSSILLYNGSSYIQLILAGFSGILLAIAFLADGIHGFNIVSPLPLSS; encoded by the exons atgGTTCTACAGACAGGATATTTCAGGACATTTCCAGGCATCCTGAAGGTCTTCGAAGTG ATCTTCAGTACGATAGGATTGCTGATgactattattttcaataaatattcgaATGTGTACTTTACCATTTCACACATTTATACTGTAATATCGGCGATAGCATTAGGAGCAACACTTTTCCTGATGCTTTTGTACTTTTTAAACATGGCCGAAGTTCTTCAACCAATATTGAACTACCAGAAATATTTCCAtctcattttcatgatgtttgtTCTTTCATATTCGTCCATATTATTATATAATGGATCTTCCTACATACAATTGATACTGGCTGGA tttagtgGTATACTTCTAGCCATCGCTTTTCTGGCAGATGGAATCCATGGATTTAATATCGTATCCCCTCTGCCATTGTCGTCTTGA
- the LOC123312597 gene encoding uncharacterized protein LOC123312597: MAIRTEFLRSFPGMLKVLEIVFSVVGLVLYLIDTDYFAVRSEYFIGVLVAMIVAIIITLFYIIGISEALGSFMGLQTYFHLIWMLYMTGISSIVLNGASSNFEAVCAGIFGLILAVTYLVDGLHGYRTSPPMPFS, from the exons ATG GCTATCAGAACAGAATTCCTCAGATCTTTCCCAGGAATGCTCAAGGTTCTGGAAATC GTTTTCAGCGTTGTAGGTCTTGTATTGTACCTTATCGATACGGACTATTTTGCTGTACGGTCAGAGTATTTCATAGGTGTATTAGTTGCCATGATAGTGGCCATAATAATAACTCTCTTCTATATCATTGGAATATCCGAAGCCCTTGGTTCATTCATGGGATTGCAGACCTATTTCCACTTGATATGGATGCTGTACATGACAGGGATCTCGTCGATTGTTCTCAATGGCGCCAGCTCAAATTTCGAAGCTGTTTGTGCAGGG atatttggaCTGATCTTAGCTGTGACATATCTGGTTGATGGACTTCACGGATACAGAACCAGTCCTCCAATGCCTTTTTCTTAG